In Drosophila ananassae strain 14024-0371.13 chromosome 3R, ASM1763931v2, whole genome shotgun sequence, the DNA window GCAGAGTGCTTTATGGCGCAACTGGTGATAAGTGTTGCCAGGTTATTGCGTTATAGTCAAGTCGGAATTCCTGGCGAAACTTATAAAATGTCGGTCCGAGACAATCTCGACTCCCAGTGGCAATATGGGCATTTTGTTTCTTCCACCGTTGCTTGGCGTTTAAAACAATGTCCTTAAACAGTGTAGTTTGGGGGTAGATCTGAAAGAGAAAACCCTATTGAGTTTCCATACCCTCCAGACCTCTGAAAATGCCCAAGTCATAATTCCCTTCTCATTTTAGCAATTATAATACGATCTGATGTAATTAAGGTTAGTACCTCCATCAAAACAATCCCCCTATTTGGGGTGAAAGGACCGAACCTTCGACTGGACCGAGaattttcattatttgagGCAAATGAGAGTTCGCAACCTCGGCAGAGGCACATGAACACCACACACCCACCGCAATTATATGCGACTTGGAGGTGCTTCCCCGCCTTCCGCTACCCTTCTCCCGGACGGGTATTTCCGTAATTTCAGACGCTTTCGTCTTTTATTTGCGCCTCTTGCTTGCCCATATTTTACGTCGGCATCGCGTGTTCAGTTTCCACCAGTTCAGTTTTGGTTGCTGCTGTGGTGGTTGCCCCTcttttgttgttgccgttgTGGTTTCCACAGCACTCATTGTTTGTggggctgttgctgttgtagGAGCTGTACGCTCGTTACAAACATGGGAGTTAAATTGGGTTAGTAAGTTCTGTTTCTATTGTTTTCCCCGCTGACTGCTTTGTTTTTCCTATTTCGCTATCCTCTTTCGCTTTTAGCCTTTCTCCCTTGGAAACGGAAGCAAAAAAATGTGCATTGAAAACAATTGGCTTTCAGCAAGTGccgttttcattttttcactGCATACTTTCTGGCGAGGCTTTTCGGGACACTCTTTTGGAGTATTATGATTTATGGCGGCTTCGCTCGCGGAAGCTTTCAATTTGCATGAATTGGCAGAACACACGGGACTTGGAAAATAAAAGACAGGTTTTAATAGCCGGGTACGGGCTTTTAATATTCAGAAAACAATAGTTTTAATCACGCACTGATTCCATGATTCGCTTTCCCCAAAGTACACTTGGCCATTctgcattttttttgcatttttagaTCAGGTGTAGGCCCAGCCGTGATACAAATTTTATCATACAATAACTGTAACGTAGTGTCGTCGACAAAATGAAGTCCTGTTTCATGTCGCTTACTCTACCTCAACATAGTcaaatttttcctttttccggACAGATCTGTCCTGTTTTTAAAGCTTAATccggaaaaaaatgaaaatcatCCGCATACCTGCAATCTGTcgtttttttagatttttcagcCGGAAATCtgtccttttttaaatctaatATTAATTCTTCCAAAAGGAATAAATTCTtcctattttaaatatattttcaatgaTTTCTGAGattaaaagcaaaataatTTACGAAAATATTCCAATATTCACCTTATAAATTGGGAATATATTgaaaatactttaaaattttGGTCAGAAGTGAAGATGTTTCGGGATTCTGCAGGCAACAACCCCTATGCGGACCTGGTGAATTTTGCTCTCAGCCTGCTTTCATTGCCATGGTTAAATGCTGAGGTAGCGAGAGTTTTTAGCCAAGTAAACTTCGTGAAAACCAAAATTAGGAACCGTTTAGAAGTAGATAGATTAAATGACATTTTTGCAATCAGGTCATAATTAAAACTTGCCTAAACTGAATAAGTATCATATTGGAGCCAATTGGCTTTATGGCTACTTATGTGGACGGCAATAATgacaaaagaaaaataatcaaaGATGTCTTAAAACTATTatcttaatattaaaaaataaaattactgcAAACAAacttttcgtccttttttctAAATCACTGGTTAAATCGTCCAGGTTGGTAAATGCAACCTGGTGCTTTTTGAATCTATACTTAAAATTAAACCAGGTTTATTCGATTTGTCGCTTCACCTTAGGGCATATAATTTACCCCTGGTATGAATTTGCAAAAAAGGCAATTACCAACAGAAACgattcaattttattaaaaaattcgtatgtcaaaacaaattttgtttACAAAACTGGATGTTAACGGACTAACAATCAAACTAAATTAGAGACTATTTTAGATATATTGTATTATCGCCCCCGCATAGCCGCaaagtttgtttatttcatgaATGACTTTGAATGCTAGAAATATACATTTAATCGATTTAATACATTTATGAAACTTATAAGTTTTAATGTATCATATTCCCTTAAATACTGAATGCCAGTAGACAGCCAATAACGTCAGTTAATTGCTTTGAGCCCTTGTCTTCTGGCAATAGGCAACCACCGAGAAGGGGAAATCATTTGGCCACATTGCGAGGACCCAGGACCACCCCGATGATATGTGGCAAAGCTGATTTGAAACAAATTAACCGCACATGACAGGAGTGGGCGGGGAGCAGACATTCCGAGGGATTTGAGTGCATCGCGTGGTTACCTGGCAATTTTCCAGTGCGGGCACCAAATCGAAATGCGATTCCTCTATCCGTGTGgcgtgtatctgtatctgttccTATATCCGTGTGAACGAAAGCCCACTCACTCTCCATCGCCTCGAAACCCTTCTTACTTTTCAGTTGGGAAGCTTATTCCCGAACAGATATGTACACTGAGAATAAATTTCAGTTTTTCAGGCCCGTtaggaaaaatatatttcattaatatatttcatttttttcagatTACTAAGTTTTGTTAggttttttaaaaactatcaATACGAGAAGGTACTTTTCCAGTGTATCAGTGTCCTCCTGCCTTGGTCCCGATGGCAGGCGCTTAATTTTCAATTACAAACCCATAACGTGTGAGAAACGGACTAGTCTCCGGCCACCATACCACCCAAACCCTCCCAGCCTTGGAGTAATGCCATCATGTGGTCAGTTGGCaccaccaacacacacacaacactcGGACTCTACACCTTTCCGCAcctgcttttttatttagtttagcGCACATCAAATCAAATATGTACTTGGATGTGTAAGTCAGGATAAGGATGAGCTGGCTAAAATTTTATAGTGGCAAGGCTTAAAATGAGTTCGACGAAAGGCTGAAATGGTCGGATTAAGCAAAGTGGTCACCATTTttgattagttttttaaaatatataaaaccgGCTGATAATGCTGTATAATTATACAGTGATTTGGTGAAATGTCCAACGCAAACCACCGAAAAATAGTCTCCCCGAAACAGAATTCCAAGTGGCTTAGCCTACACAAAAGCTTTTCATTGCATAATCAAAAATCTCTtcttagtttttttaattcatttataataattaattgtGCAAATATGGACTAAACTGCAATCCAATATGATAAATAtgcattttaaattcattgaATACATTTATTGTAAAACTTTCACTCCGAATTCCGATTCGGAAAATCCGATTCAAAACCTGAAAGTAAAAGTATATAAAAAGCACGTTACTTCACTATGGATGAacaaaaatttacattttacaaatcaattcCACTGAATATACTATTCTTTTAATGCAGTTTAATCACAAATAGAACACTCCTTATAGATCAAAGGAACCTTAGTATAAAAGTGAAGTTTCATTATTGATTTCAGCATAAACACTGCCAGAATTGTAGGTGTTTTTGGACAGGTTATAACAGGTATATATCAGGCAAGCCATATGGGCTTATTTTACCCAAGTACACTGagagattttgaaaaattttatagaCCAATTTACacatagaaaaaaaaatatagacaatTTTAAAGGAGTTCCGACTTGATTCTGCATTAATCTATCTTTTTGAAAAGTTtgctaaattaaaaataacaattttataaAAGGGGTGCAATGGGAGGAAGAGGAATAGGAAGAGGAGaataccgggtatcatatcgTCGAAAACTCAACCgattatttttgattatttttttgttcgcCCGCAACGCTTCGTAGGGACAAGTCTCTCTAATCTGTTCGAACGCGCACACCTTTACGGAAATTTTCCGCACCACTCCTGCGTTTTCAATGTGAAATTCAATTATTATCGGTGGCTTTCATGTTCAGCGCACAGAGTAAAAAATACAACCAGCAAGAAGAACGCTTTTTATTATCAATCTGCAAAAAGGCGAGCGCACTCCCGGGCAGAGGGTTGGGTTTGTTTCCATTCTCTCACTTTTATGGCATACCTTGGCGCTGTTTTCATTCCGTTCCATTTATTGAATACTTTTAATGGAATTTCCAGCGCGGCTTATTGCACTTTTAGTGCCGCAGGAACTACAATTAATTCGAATTGGCGCCATAATTTGCGTATGCGCGTGTTAATATTCAATTGGAACGCAAATGATTTGACCATTCAATTTGCCCCTAGCCCTGTGTTTGTGCAATCAAGTTCTTTAATAAATTTGCATAGTCTAAAAAAGGGGAGGTTGTTGAATTTATTGCAGCCATTGGTATCTGGTATCCACTGGCCGTTCCTCAGGCTGTCGGAAGACATTTTCCAAGACGCAAGTCAAGCAACAAAACACTGGACTTGGCAGGAAATCGCAACTCTGcactaaaaacaagcacaggaAAGAAATTGTAAAATCCAACGAATGGGAAGCAAAAAGGCTAGCAAATTTATGAACCCTACGGTTTTACAGAAATTGTTTTTAAGTTGTCCGATCTATTCGACTTCAATACACCCTAGAAAGCAAGACATGAAAGATTTTCttcaaaaatctttatttttaaagccAATTTTCGACCATCTTCCAACTATCCCATTGGAGTGAAGTTGTTTCTGGAATCGACAGAGCTCTTCTTCGAGGCTTTAGGGTAGCTGGCTGAGCTTATCTATTCCGGACTGCACTTGCCCAATGCTAATATGCCATTTGTCAGGCCATTTAATGGTCTCCGGGTCGCAAAGGACATGACTGCCAGTCTGGGGTCAGCCCCAATGTTGTTTCAGGCGCTTCGCTGCGCCCCTTTTTATTTATGCAGCGAGTTGCTGTCCACCCCCAGGAAACCCGCCAAGGGGGCAAGTGGCTGGTTTTTGTGCAACTTAATTAAATTAGTGGCAGCATGGAAGTGGAGCTAAAAACCAGCTGGAAGGCACAACGCCGCATTAGACAATTGGCTGCCAGAAACCCCAAAAAGTGGACCACATTTATCAAGTGTCTGTTGTTTTCGAgcttactttttatttatttaggcGCTTGTCCATCAAAACACTATCCAGTCACCTTGAACCCGCGGGCCCAAAtgattaaatgaaaatttgtCAGGAGCAGCTGCTGGCACGGCTCCTGCAGACTGCTAGGCAAACACTATTAATTTCGGCCCAACAATGGACGGATAAAGGACATACACGTCCTCCCGTCGTCTCTTGCCCCTCCCTGATGTCCGTCCTTTATCGAAAAAGCCGCACATGTGCGGAGCTTTCGCCCAAAATCCCGCCAAAATTTAAGCCAGTTTGACATTTTGACAAGTgctacactgagaaaaaagcTTCGAGTCATTGtccaaaattttatatatttatgctAAATACTATGGCAGGGTATTTGACGACGTTTTTTGATGTGTAGCCAGAGAAAGCCAGAATGTGTAGAAGATGCATGGAGCCCCGGCAGGATCGAAGGATACGACACTGCGGCAGTCCCGTAACATGTATCCATGACTATGTGTGCATTTTGTGTGCATTGTCGTGTCGTGGCCatgaatatttaatgaaattagCTTGAGAATCTTACGAAATTTCGCCGCGTTCTCTGCCACACGTTTGTGCAACCGACCCACGTGTTTGCACTGGCATCTCAAACAGAGAGAGCGCAGAAAAGGAACGGAGAAGGGGGCAAGTTCATGCAAAGCCCACAAATATGCAAGGATAATGACGCTATTTATGTGCCATCGCAGAAGTGGGTGAAGTGTTTCCAGAGTCTAGCGCTTCTAAGACACTTGCCACGGCGGTGGACCACCCACCTTCCCCTCAAAGCGCGCTTTACGACACATGCAGATATAAAAACTTAATTAGGCCGCCGCTGCAACGATTTTTCATCTACAACCAACTTTTCCCATTCATCAACTTTTCTAATTAAGAAGAAATGCTTGCGATGGCAGATACGAACGAAGGGCCTTTTGATTCAATAATTTCCCAATGAAAAGCATATCGTTGACAATTAATGGgatttaattaacatttttgcAGATTACATAGTATCCGTGATTAAACCAACACGGCTTCTGAAACAATAACCATTAATGATGTTTTattaattcaaattttaatttcgcGTAACAAGCAAATAAACCGAAAGCCAATAATGTAGCAAATAAGCGTTCGATAGGATGCGTTATCATTTTGGTCCATGGAACCAAAAGCCGTCATAAATAATCGGGGAAATGGGAGATGGGGCAGAATGGCTCGAAGCCCTTCGGGGGGGCATGCAACTGGCTGCGCGTTAAGTCAATACAGAAAATTCCGCCGCTGCCAGCATAAATCAAAAAACGCAGTGTGCAGCAGATCTCCTGGGGCAGGAGGAGGTCTGCGAATAAGCTCTCCATATTGAAGCATATGCTGCAAGCTGAAACTATCCAATTGCAATGCGATGACTCCCAACGCGGAAGCCATTTCCAAGGAATAGCTGGTATAAGCTAGCAGGACGTGAAGGTCCTTTACTTGGATATTTGTCACATATTGCTATATTTTTCCTgggaaataattttaaagaatatgTAGCCATTTTAAAGTCTATAGTATCGCAAGGAACTAATAAAATTAGTATTTTTTAGAGCTTGGTTAGATATTTCAATCGATTTTGATACATAAAACTTAACccattcatatttttttctaacatttttttttaattggctTATTGCTTTTAGGGAGTATACAAAaagatttaaattaatttctcaTGAACATGATGCATCTCCATAGtagatgaaaaaaataaaattaaattttttgacttttttaGAAATATGGTTCGGTTTGAGCAATCTACAGACCCCTGAATGCCGAGGACCACATACCCATAAAATGACTCGAACTTATTGTTAGTTTCGTCCCGATATCCTTGCACTTTCAGCCTGCTCGGCAGCCTGCGGTTGAGCCTGCTGTTGCATACATGAAAAAAAGTCCCCAAGAGGGCCCCAAAAGTCGACAATTGTATGAAAAGAATATAATAATAGAATAGGCTGCACATAATGATAAAGAGGCCATGGCAAGACGACAAACGGAAAAGTGGCAGAAGCGACCGCCAGGACGCAGGACGAACTCAGAACACGATTATGGGCATGTCGCGGAAAAAGCGAAACAACAAAAGTGCCAGCGCCACCGAAAACATTCTACCCTGTAAATATTTGCGGAGGATGTTGGCTTAAcgcaaatatttatattttaaaatgaaaaacttaAGAAATGACTAGAAGTTTAGGATCTTTTGGTAAAGTACTACGAGCATGGTGTGACTTGGGGGCCAattcaaatataataatttaaatataggATATCAGATGGCTTTAATGCCGCCCTGGAATGTATTCGCAAAttgatttttcctttttagaCAGGCACTCAAGGACAGAGGACAAACTACCGCGCCCTGGGGAGCCCCATCTCGGGTCCTCAGTCCTTAGAAAGGAATAACAATGCTGCTTAAAACCAAAACCAGATACGCCCCAGCGTCTCGAGAACCTCAATTCCCAACTACTTGGTTGTGCATGCGAGTTTCTAAACCGAAAGACTTAAAGACCGCATCTGGCGCGCAAATCAACATTTCATAGAAAATACTTGGAGCAAGGGACCAACTTTAAGATAAaggaaaacaatattttgtcgAGCGACAAGTGGCGAGTAATTTATCAAAAGTAAAACAAACAAGTCACGGGCTTCAAGCCAGGTTCCTTGAGACGACACGCGACTGTTCGAGCCTTCCTGCCGGTCCACCCCCGAATCCCACACGGTGTGgagccataaaaaatgtattaccAAATTCGGAAGAGCTGCACATATCGACGGAATGCCGCGAGCTGGAACCCCACGAAAAATGTGGCCCATTTTTCCCACAGACTGTCTTTTTCAGTGAAAAATTGCTTCAGCTTTTCCCCGTTCCTGCAAACTTATCCGGACCTTCAATCGGTTGATTGGGATTGAGGGCACCTTGGGTTTTTACGGCCAAACATCGTAATAGCGTGCAGATTGGGCAATAAGCGCGATTCGCCCTCTCCTCCAAGGCGGGCCTGGGGCTGATGGGAGGTACTTGAGAAATTTCCTCATTAGTTTGATGGacagggtataaaaatgtaagGCCACCACTGTTCTGAGACTTTAAATACATGTTTCTTGAAGCCCTTCTTATTGGAACAGATAGAACAGAAAGAGGTTTTATAAACAATGTTTTTGTGGACTTAATAAAGACCTAGATAACAGTAGAGTACGCAACTTTGAAGAAGTAAAGCGGCTTAGATCAGATAGATAGTacacataataataataaaaactcccagtttattttttggagAAGAAGAGTTAAAGCTATGCTCAAATTTCCACTGTGTACATAAATAGATGTACTGACATCTAATGTAGTGTAGTATTGAAACagatttttactaaaaaatgaccaaaaaaaTGTACAGTGACTGAAGAATACCGCATTTATGGAACCAACCACTCCAATCCCTGAAGTATGATCCCCCAAGTTCCCTTTTTCTAACTCGGGAGGAGTGTACCGTTTGAAGAAACAACTTTTACGACTGTGCCGACTTTTTGATCCGCTCCGTCCGATTCCCGTTCAATTTTACACTTCATAAAGTGCCGGGCGAATCGATTCCTGCCACAATCCAAGGAAATCAATGCGAAACCCCAGCCAAACATGCATAATTTATACAAACAAGTGAAAAGCAACCCCAGAGCACCGAGCTCCACCCACGAcagccacccacccacacattggccataaaataaaaaccaaattgACAAACATTTGCCAAAGGAAGGTCCTGGAACGAGAAAATAGGGACAGCCGAGTAACCACAGCCGAGGAAACGTCTTGTGTCCGCccattaataattaattttgtaataaaattaaGAGCTCTGAGCTCAGTAGCTTTACCTTTGCCATAATCGGGGCTCTTGCTTCTGCTGCAGGCTGATAAGAAAATTCCCAGGTGAAAAGCCGTCGGCCCTTTGACTTGGATGCGATTTTGTTTTACATAAATAACTACCACAAAAACATACAGCAACAGCTCTGCTTTGAAATTAATAAACGGCTATTCGCTAGCTCTGGTCGACTATTagtctattttatttttgttgctaATCTCAGGTTATTTTACTTCGATACTTGTCAGTTGTAACGGTAACTGCGTcagacagacacacacacaagcacaAATAACGCACAGCTTAAAATAAACCAAATGTAGAACGAATTgacgttaattttttttttttttttttcttcttatcctttttaaattttgtatttttttttgaatatatttaaatgatcctgttttatatatattcaatGATTTTCCAGCCGGGAAACGCGCGCGTTGCCTTGCTCTCGAAAATTTTGTAACGACTTGGGGACTTGGGCTCCCCGAGTTGGGGTCTCGGCTGCAGTGATGCCAACTTAGTTATTTTCCCTTTAAATTTTGCTGTTCTTAAGAGTCACTTGGGATGACTCATCTCTAACAGCTACTGCTTGAGATGTACCGAAAAAGTGTACTCTTAATCTTcataaaaaatagcaaaataTTGATATATTGATAAATAATCTTTGTTTATAAATGAATAAGATTTAAAACAaagctttaaaatttaacataAGCCTCTATTGCATATTGtaattgaaatatatatacaaatatttatacatttagtttctaaaaaaaactattcatTAAGAGATATTGAATTTTTGGAATTTTACAAATTAAGAACactatattttgaaaatagcTTTGATGTAGCTGTCTTTTTCAGCTATAACTAAACACCGATAGTTGGCAGCACAGTTCCAGTTTTGTACCGTTGGACCTGCACTGCTGAAATGTCGTACCCTAACGGTTTTTGGTTACCCTTAGCTGGTCACACTTAAAGGTTCATTCTAgtgaaacattttttaaaaatccaCTCTgtcttaatttaaaatttaaatattttctgagGCCTTATATAAACCTTCTagcttttaaaaatctaaGTTTGTTCCCAAATGAAAACGTCCAGCTTTTGTGAAAGCAATCTTTGCTCAGTAGATatattgaattaaattaaaaccaTGCTACGTTTGTTTAAGCTAACTTtggtttatttaatttatcttaaaaatgATAGCTCTAAATAGGAATTTAGCTTTATTTTGTACATTGTAAATTCTTTTTCATGTCCAagcaatagaaaaaaatttttattttaataaaaacaagaaaggaaagcaatCTTCGGGTGGAGCCGAGGTTGATATACCATCAGCAGAAATACCAGTAGcagattatattattatatattatattataatattatattgtGCCATTtacgatcgttcagttacatgtcagctattggatatagtcggccgatccatatgaaaattggccaaatttgCCTATGCCAATTCTGAGCCGTTCCCGGCCATCTCGAATTATAAactgcctgcaaataaaaaaagatgtGTGCAGTTTCAAGtctatagctttaaaactgagagactattttgtgtagaaacagacagacatgcttatatcgtcGAGGgggtgatcctgattaagaTACACTTTACTTTATATACTTTCTAGAGTCGGTGATgccttcttcactgcgttgcacacttttgaccgaAATTATCgttaccctctgcaagggtacaaAAAGACAACGACGAAGATATATTCTAATTGTCATTTTTTCATATTGTCAGGAAAGAAACAGGCAGGCAATATTCATTATACAAAACATTGATTGAAAACCCCAAAATTTGGAAATTTTACTGAAAATCGAATAgtgttttcaaaataaatccTTTTGCATATAAAATGAGTTACAATTAAAGCTGTTTTATTAACTACTTCCACAATTTCTTTGATAACAACGAATCAAATCCAATTAACGGACAGGCACCCAGCTTTCCAGGACTTCTCCGTACTTCTTGCGATCtgaaatgtatttaaatttataaatgtaATGGCTATAGAGGAGGCAGTGCCTCTCGTATTTACCCTTAACGGGAAAGTCGTCTGGATGCAATTCGATATAATGCCGGAGGACAGCATCGCGTTTGGCCAGGTATTCGTCCCTCTTCTTATCAAAATATACTCCAGCGGCAACGCCGATCGCTCCAAAGGCAATGTGCTTCTGAACTCCTGCAAAGCAATTAGTACACTATTAATTTTCATCAATTATATTAGACAAAAACAATGTTACGTCACATGGACAGATCCCGGAGGAGAAAACGCACCTGAAAACACGGGCCTGCGGAAGCCCCAGTTGACAAAAAGGGCCACGCCCACTCCGGCTAAGCCGCAAGCAAAAGGATTCCATATGGGGCCCAAGAAACTGGGCTGCCGATTGCCTTTATTGGACAACAACTCCAGCGGATCGTTCACAGCACTCATGTTGATAGAAAAAACAATAGAGGTGGACAGCTGGGCTAGAGATGACCATGGATATTCACGGCGTACGAGCCGACGATATTTTTGTTATCGATATTAAAATCAGCGGAAAAAAGCTGAGCTATTagattttatgtttttcagctcgatattaaaatttctttttcaacaaatttttaatttctttatttttttgttcatcgTGTTTTTGTCAGAGAAAAATGGggctaaaaaaattaaaaagaaaaaaagaatataaattttgaactttttgaaattttgaatctattaaaaatgaaacaaactCCGTTGGAACATTTTTCTGgctttctatttatttttaatccatattatttattacagtTTTACGTTTAACATTAAATGGCAAGCAAGGCATGTTTAAGGCAATGTATAGCATATATAGCATATGGCTGCTCAAAATTGTAAACTTCAAggcaattaatttttgtttgttttttgtatatctGGCTTTAATACAGATAATTTATATTGAATAACTTGTTAGTCCTGCAGACACACTTTAAATCGCAAGTTAAATATAGAACAGGCACgttatttagtttttagtaaGGCCGCATGTCGCCTAAGCCTCTAATTTACAGCTAATATACATTCAATATTTAAgtagttttatatatttgtaaaatttgccgTACATCCAAAATCAACTAAAAAACGTAACTCATAAGTCAAAaaggtttttatttaaaaattaagcaTTTTCTGTCgtgttgtgttttattacACATTTGAACTTTAAACAAAATCAAGGAAAATCATAAGACTACAGAAATTCTAGTGTACAAGtatgtttataaaaaattatacaactACAGCTAAAAAAAGATATTTGCTTTCGCCTTTTACTCTGATTATACATAATTGTTTACTTAAAATACGAAAAGATCATTGTttggaaattttaataattggtatatatgaatatatttttgtgtttttttttattgcaagCGCCTTTAAATTCTCAAGTGGTTTAAACTCAgaaaggaataaaaaaaaactgctatTTTTGAATCCTTCGAAATTTGAACCAAACAGAGTTAGCGTGGCGCTGCCATTGAACTTAAAATTAGTTAAACCATAGATTTAAATCAACTCGATTGAACATTAAGCTTGTTGATCAGAGGGAAAACGTGAAAAATGAGagaaataaaacataaaaggGTGTCTAGACAAATCATTTTAAGAAATGTATTGCAATAGGTTTATCATATTCttatataaatttcattttgcttATATACTTTAAGTTGATAGGATTAATTAATGTTTTAGATGTCGGTCTCACTTTATATTTAAAGCAGTTTTGCAATGACACATAATTAGCACTTGAAACAGACTTGAACAACAACGATTTGCCAATGGGCATAGATCATAATTATTATAGCATGTAGATCAGTGTAAGTAGTTCACCACCTTGGTCTCTTGCCGG includes these proteins:
- the LOC6503283 gene encoding NADH dehydrogenase [ubiquinone] 1 subunit C2, coding for MSAVNDPLELLSNKGNRQPSFLGPIWNPFACGLAGVGVALFVNWGFRRPVFSGVQKHIAFGAIGVAAGVYFDKKRDEYLAKRDAVLRHYIELHPDDFPVKDRKKYGEVLESWVPVR